A single window of Syntrophus aciditrophicus SB DNA harbors:
- a CDS encoding 2-oxoacid:acceptor oxidoreductase family protein encodes MIEVRWHGRGGQGAVTSVELLALAAIGEGRYAQGFPSFGPERRGAPVEAFNRINDTRIKKRQRIYRPDVVVVLDPGLISLVNVSEGLKPEGLLIINTSKSLKEIEKHIQFKGRIALVDATAIAWKELKVPITNTTMLGALVKMTDVVKLESLNEPIEHRFGRIANRNLAAMKLAYDEVHLA; translated from the coding sequence ATGATAGAAGTGAGGTGGCATGGAAGAGGCGGACAGGGTGCTGTGACATCCGTTGAGCTGCTTGCGCTGGCAGCGATCGGCGAAGGCCGGTACGCGCAGGGATTTCCGAGTTTCGGTCCTGAAAGGCGGGGAGCGCCGGTTGAGGCTTTCAACCGGATTAATGACACCCGGATCAAGAAGCGGCAGCGTATTTATCGTCCCGATGTGGTGGTCGTCCTGGATCCCGGTTTGATTTCCCTGGTCAACGTGTCCGAGGGGCTGAAGCCGGAAGGGCTCCTGATTATCAATACGAGCAAATCCTTGAAGGAGATTGAAAAACACATTCAGTTCAAGGGTCGGATTGCTCTGGTCGATGCGACAGCCATTGCCTGGAAGGAACTGAAGGTTCCCATTACCAACACGACCATGCTGGGCGCTTTAGTCAAAATGACAGATGTTGTCAAGCTGGAATCCCTGAATGAGCCGATTGAACACCGGTTCGGCCGGATTGCCAACAGGAATCTGGCGGCCATGAAGCTGGCCTATGATGAGGTACATCTCGCTTAA
- a CDS encoding DUF933 domain-containing protein gives MEIGILGLPQSGKSTLFEIMTGVRSCDVHGEQCVRGQASVPDRRFDRLVEIYKPLRAVPARVPFTDVNAAGEKAWETVRQALSGAEGLLHVVDCFSDRSISAMVNRCRQLDDELILSDLVVVENRRERLLKVAKKNLKPPESLHVELMPRLQEQLESGRPLRELNLTVEERHALSSFSFWTLRPELVVLNVAEDGFPTVEAFQTEAGLVEPVMGICCELEAEVASLPTEEQQEFLAALGMEEPAFGRVIRAAFSLLGRISYFTVGEDEVKAWVIPEGTKAPRAAAAIHKDFERGFIKAEVVAYDDFIACGGSHAKAKAAGKVRLEGKDYIVRDGDIITFRFNV, from the coding sequence ATGGAAATCGGGATTCTGGGTCTTCCCCAGAGTGGAAAAAGCACCCTTTTCGAAATCATGACAGGCGTCCGCAGCTGCGATGTTCATGGGGAACAGTGTGTCCGCGGACAGGCCTCCGTTCCCGACAGACGGTTTGACCGGCTTGTGGAAATCTATAAACCCCTTCGGGCCGTGCCTGCCCGGGTTCCCTTTACGGATGTGAACGCCGCGGGTGAAAAGGCGTGGGAAACGGTTCGCCAGGCGCTCAGCGGCGCCGAAGGCCTGCTCCATGTGGTGGACTGCTTTTCGGACAGATCGATTTCGGCCATGGTGAATCGCTGCCGGCAACTGGATGACGAACTGATCCTCTCCGATCTGGTGGTGGTGGAGAACCGCCGCGAGCGGCTCTTGAAGGTGGCCAAAAAAAACCTGAAGCCGCCTGAATCTCTCCATGTGGAGCTGATGCCGCGCCTGCAGGAGCAGCTCGAAAGCGGGAGGCCCTTGCGGGAACTGAATCTGACGGTTGAGGAACGCCATGCTCTGTCCAGTTTTTCTTTCTGGACGCTGAGACCGGAACTGGTTGTCCTTAATGTGGCTGAAGATGGTTTCCCGACCGTGGAAGCCTTTCAGACGGAAGCCGGGCTGGTGGAGCCGGTGATGGGGATCTGCTGCGAGCTGGAAGCGGAAGTGGCCTCTCTTCCCACTGAGGAGCAGCAGGAATTCCTGGCGGCCCTGGGCATGGAAGAACCTGCTTTCGGACGGGTGATCCGCGCCGCCTTTTCTCTCCTCGGGCGGATATCCTACTTTACCGTGGGAGAGGACGAGGTGAAGGCCTGGGTCATTCCGGAAGGGACAAAGGCCCCACGCGCAGCCGCGGCCATTCACAAGGATTTTGAAAGGGGTTTCATCAAAGCCGAAGTGGTAGCTTATGATGATTTCATCGCCTGCGGCGGCTCTCACGCCAAAGCCAAGGCGGCGGGGAAGGTCCGCCTGGAAGGCAAGGATTATATCGTGCGGGACGGCGACATCATCACCTTCCGATTCAACGTCTGA
- a CDS encoding fumarate hydratase encodes MMSRIREIFVETVTDTVRELFIAANRELSRDVLEALARAAEEEVSPLGRYALEKILENTEVARDDNMPLCQDTGLAVVFVEMGQDVHIVGGDFNEAVQEGVRQAYRDGYLRKSLCDPLSRRNTGDNTPAVIFTELVPGDQLKLSAMPKGGGSENMSGSVMLTPAVGEAGIRAHVVDCVRRAGSNPCPPVVVGVGIGGSLEMSAVLAKKALLRPLGTANVRDERLAAMERELLTEINRLGIGPQGYGGRVTALAVHVEMMPCHIASLPVTVNIQCHVARHREAVI; translated from the coding sequence ATGATGAGCCGAATCAGAGAAATTTTCGTGGAGACTGTCACGGATACCGTGCGGGAGCTTTTCATCGCTGCAAACCGCGAACTGAGCCGCGACGTGCTGGAAGCTCTGGCAAGGGCGGCGGAAGAGGAAGTGTCGCCCCTGGGACGTTACGCCCTGGAAAAAATCCTCGAAAATACGGAAGTGGCCAGAGATGATAATATGCCTCTCTGCCAGGATACGGGCCTGGCGGTAGTTTTCGTGGAAATGGGCCAGGATGTGCACATCGTGGGCGGCGATTTCAATGAAGCCGTTCAGGAGGGCGTCCGACAGGCCTACCGGGATGGGTATCTCCGCAAATCCCTTTGTGACCCCCTGTCGCGGCGGAATACGGGCGACAATACTCCGGCGGTGATTTTTACCGAACTGGTTCCGGGCGACCAGCTCAAGCTGAGTGCGATGCCCAAGGGCGGCGGCAGTGAAAACATGAGCGGCAGTGTCATGCTGACCCCGGCTGTGGGTGAGGCCGGGATTCGGGCTCATGTTGTGGACTGTGTCCGCAGAGCCGGTTCCAATCCCTGTCCGCCGGTCGTTGTAGGGGTGGGCATCGGCGGCTCTCTGGAGATGTCCGCCGTTCTGGCGAAAAAGGCCCTGCTCCGGCCGCTGGGAACGGCCAATGTCCGGGACGAACGTCTGGCTGCCATGGAGCGGGAACTACTGACGGAAATCAACCGGCTGGGAATCGGGCCGCAGGGGTATGGGGGGCGTGTGACCGCCCTGGCCGTCCATGTGGAAATGATGCCCTGCCATATCGCCAGTCTGCCCGTTACTGTCAACATCCAGTGTCACGTGGCTCGGCACCGGGAGGCGGTGATTTAA
- a CDS encoding energy transducer TonB, with protein sequence MPANKILIYSVMISLVIHLAVLSLTGLIEWQGNRRPARVMTLDLREMSAGVEGKSLPPAAPPPQARPAHPPAKKVQSFAGGKIREATVDLNSSESRYRPYLKAVREKIESSWIYPEKASARKEQGITVIRFSLAKTGELLDTAIIRSSGFPLLDEATLRAVRKPRYAPLPDVFQLSRLNVVATFEYRLVR encoded by the coding sequence ATGCCGGCAAACAAAATCCTCATTTATTCCGTCATGATTTCTCTGGTCATTCATCTTGCCGTCCTCTCCCTGACCGGTCTGATCGAATGGCAGGGGAACAGACGCCCAGCGCGGGTGATGACCCTCGATCTCAGGGAGATGTCTGCCGGCGTCGAGGGCAAATCCCTTCCCCCTGCAGCACCACCGCCGCAGGCTCGACCGGCTCATCCGCCGGCAAAGAAGGTACAGAGCTTCGCCGGCGGAAAGATTCGCGAAGCGACGGTGGACCTGAACAGCAGTGAATCGCGCTACCGGCCTTACTTGAAGGCAGTCAGAGAAAAAATCGAAAGCTCCTGGATTTATCCCGAAAAGGCTTCCGCCCGGAAAGAACAGGGCATCACGGTCATCCGGTTTTCCCTCGCGAAGACGGGAGAGCTTCTGGATACAGCCATCATCCGGTCATCGGGCTTCCCTCTGCTGGATGAAGCCACTCTGAGGGCGGTCAGAAAACCCCGCTATGCACCTCTGCCCGACGTTTTTCAGCTTTCCCGGCTGAATGTCGTTGCGACTTTCGAATACCGTCTGGTCCGGTAA
- a CDS encoding YbaB/EbfC family nucleoid-associated protein has protein sequence MAPNIGNIMKQAKALQEKMARLQEELASRTVEATAGGGMVSVTVNGRFEVVSLRIEKDVVNPEDLEMLQDLIVAAVNEGIRKAQEMTSSEMAKITGGMNIPGLM, from the coding sequence TTGGCGCCCAATATTGGAAATATCATGAAGCAGGCCAAGGCCCTTCAGGAGAAGATGGCCCGCCTTCAGGAAGAGCTGGCGTCCCGGACCGTGGAAGCCACGGCGGGGGGGGGGATGGTCTCGGTTACGGTCAACGGCCGGTTTGAAGTCGTTTCTCTGAGAATTGAAAAAGATGTGGTCAATCCCGAGGATCTGGAAATGCTGCAGGATCTGATTGTCGCGGCCGTTAACGAAGGCATTCGCAAGGCGCAGGAGATGACGTCCTCGGAAATGGCCAAGATTACCGGGGGGATGAATATTCCCGGGTTGATGTAG
- the tadA gene encoding tRNA adenosine(34) deaminase TadA — translation MDTENGSAESDRNPGFPSGASETERDHDERWMRLALEEARLAASEGEVPIGAVIVRENEVIARSHNMPVDRHDPTAHAEILAIREAAEKMKNYRLTGMTLYVTLEPCIMCAGAILQARLKRLVYGTGDPKGGAVDSLYRLLQDSRLNHFVEVTGGVLQASCAEILSGFFREKRVTSPLLKSEGQVKS, via the coding sequence GTGGATACGGAAAACGGTTCTGCAGAGTCAGACAGAAATCCGGGTTTCCCATCAGGGGCATCGGAAACGGAAAGAGACCATGATGAGCGATGGATGCGCCTTGCCCTCGAAGAAGCCCGCCTGGCGGCGTCAGAGGGAGAGGTTCCGATCGGGGCGGTGATTGTCCGGGAAAACGAGGTGATCGCCAGAAGCCACAATATGCCGGTTGACCGTCATGATCCCACGGCCCATGCGGAGATTCTGGCCATCCGGGAAGCCGCGGAAAAAATGAAAAATTACCGCCTGACGGGAATGACCCTCTACGTGACGCTTGAACCGTGCATCATGTGTGCGGGGGCGATTCTTCAGGCCCGCCTGAAAAGGCTGGTTTATGGAACCGGCGACCCAAAGGGCGGTGCGGTGGATTCCCTTTACCGGTTGCTTCAGGACAGCAGACTGAATCATTTCGTGGAGGTTACAGGGGGCGTTCTGCAGGCATCCTGCGCGGAAATTTTAAGTGGATTTTTCCGGGAAAAGAGGGTAACATCCCCTCTCTTAAAATCAGAAGGACAGGTAAAGTCTTGA
- a CDS encoding MBL fold metallo-hydrolase RNA specificity domain-containing protein: MKIKFLGAARTVTGSCYILETQGHRFAIDCGMHQGNEEIEKRNWNVELYEPEKIEFFLITHAHIDHTGLLPRLVQKGFRGPIYATQPTVDLLRILLLDSAHIQEMEAQWKSRKRLRFGEKRVGPLYTQRDAEAVFPMLKSVSYDKPFEPFPGLKVNFMDAGHILGSSFLELWLKENGVPAKLVFSGDIGRPAQLLMDDPGIIAEADYLFLESTYGNRNHKNEQDSLNELAEAIAYSYECRQKMVIPAFAVERTQEMMYCLYLLSKKGQLPKDMPIYLDSPLAIQATEIFRRHATFLDDETQALILKGENPLRLPQLRCTQTTEESIAINQTEGPAIIISASGMANAGRIRHHLRHNLWREGASIVFVGFQAEGTTGRKIIDGAKRVRILNENVAVKARIFTIGGFSAHAGQSQLLEWLSHFKNHGLEVFLVHGEYSAQQVLADRIRERFGYKVIIPEYLEETFLKIGEEIKRVEFPEKAAPKIDWAYLIGDLEARMEQLRQRQPQLESKSWVQQTEFRDRILELNRDLMETISEI; this comes from the coding sequence ATGAAAATCAAATTTTTAGGCGCGGCGAGAACGGTGACAGGGTCCTGTTATATTCTGGAAACGCAGGGGCATCGCTTTGCGATTGACTGCGGCATGCATCAGGGAAATGAGGAGATCGAGAAGCGGAACTGGAATGTGGAGCTTTATGAGCCTGAAAAGATTGAGTTTTTTCTGATTACCCATGCCCATATCGATCATACCGGTCTTCTGCCCCGCCTTGTTCAGAAAGGGTTTCGGGGGCCGATTTATGCGACGCAACCGACCGTGGATCTGCTGAGGATTCTCCTGCTGGATTCCGCCCATATCCAGGAAATGGAAGCCCAGTGGAAAAGCCGGAAGCGCCTGCGCTTCGGAGAGAAACGCGTGGGGCCGCTTTATACACAGCGGGATGCCGAAGCGGTTTTTCCGATGTTGAAAAGCGTTTCCTATGACAAACCCTTTGAACCCTTCCCGGGGCTTAAGGTGAACTTCATGGATGCGGGGCATATCCTGGGCTCTTCATTTCTGGAACTCTGGCTGAAGGAAAACGGCGTTCCTGCAAAACTTGTTTTTTCCGGGGATATCGGTCGACCAGCCCAGTTGCTCATGGACGATCCCGGGATTATCGCCGAGGCGGACTATCTCTTTCTCGAATCCACCTACGGCAACCGGAATCACAAGAATGAGCAGGACAGCCTGAACGAGCTGGCCGAGGCCATCGCCTACAGCTATGAATGCAGGCAGAAGATGGTGATTCCCGCATTTGCCGTCGAACGGACGCAGGAGATGATGTACTGTCTCTATCTGCTGTCCAAAAAGGGACAGCTGCCTAAGGACATGCCCATTTACCTGGACAGCCCCCTGGCGATCCAGGCTACGGAAATCTTCCGCCGCCATGCCACCTTTCTGGATGATGAAACACAGGCACTGATCCTGAAGGGAGAAAACCCCCTGCGCCTCCCCCAGCTCCGTTGTACGCAGACCACGGAGGAATCCATCGCCATCAACCAGACCGAGGGGCCGGCCATCATCATCTCCGCCAGTGGAATGGCCAACGCCGGTCGGATTCGCCATCATCTCCGCCATAATCTGTGGCGTGAAGGCGCCAGCATCGTCTTTGTGGGTTTTCAGGCCGAGGGAACCACAGGACGAAAGATTATCGACGGTGCGAAAAGAGTCCGCATCCTGAATGAAAATGTGGCCGTCAAGGCCCGGATTTTCACAATCGGCGGTTTTTCGGCGCATGCCGGGCAGAGCCAGCTTCTCGAATGGCTCAGTCATTTTAAAAATCATGGGCTGGAGGTTTTTCTGGTTCACGGTGAATATTCCGCTCAGCAGGTTCTGGCGGACCGCATCCGGGAACGGTTCGGCTACAAGGTGATTATTCCGGAATATCTGGAAGAAACGTTCCTGAAGATCGGCGAGGAAATCAAAAGAGTGGAATTCCCGGAAAAGGCGGCGCCGAAGATCGACTGGGCCTATCTGATCGGCGATCTGGAAGCCCGGATGGAGCAATTGCGCCAGAGACAGCCGCAGCTGGAGTCCAAATCCTGGGTGCAGCAGACCGAATTTCGCGATCGGATTCTGGAGCTTAACCGGGATCTGATGGAAACCATTTCGGAAATCTGA
- the recR gene encoding recombination mediator RecR, which translates to MAGYPLPIKHLISELGKLPGIGEKTATRLAMHILRAPEGDARALADSILEVRDKIRFCRVCYNFSEAELCTVCRDSARDSSQICVVEDPDALMAIEDSGSYSGTYHVLHGVLSPLDGIGPEQLKLRELVERIRESGVREVILATNPNVSGDSTALLISRMIGPLAVTVTRIAQGVPMGSDLRYMDRMTLSKSLEFRRGMEKEP; encoded by the coding sequence ATGGCAGGATATCCCCTTCCCATTAAACATCTGATTTCGGAACTGGGAAAACTTCCGGGAATCGGGGAAAAAACGGCGACCAGACTGGCGATGCACATTCTGAGAGCCCCGGAAGGCGATGCTCGCGCTCTGGCCGACAGCATTCTGGAGGTTCGGGATAAAATCCGGTTCTGTCGGGTCTGCTACAATTTTTCCGAGGCCGAGTTGTGCACGGTTTGTCGCGATTCTGCCCGGGATTCGAGTCAGATCTGCGTCGTCGAGGATCCCGATGCCCTGATGGCGATCGAAGACAGCGGAAGTTATTCGGGGACTTATCATGTCCTGCACGGCGTTCTGTCTCCGTTGGACGGGATCGGGCCTGAGCAGTTGAAACTGCGGGAACTGGTTGAACGGATCCGGGAAAGTGGGGTCCGGGAGGTTATCCTGGCCACGAATCCCAATGTTTCGGGAGATTCGACGGCCCTTTTGATTTCCCGTATGATCGGGCCGCTGGCTGTCACCGTGACCCGGATCGCCCAGGGAGTTCCCATGGGCAGCGATCTCCGGTATATGGATCGGATGACCCTGTCCAAATCGCTGGAATTCCGCCGGGGCATGGAGAAAGAGCCGTGA
- the dnaX gene encoding DNA polymerase III subunit gamma/tau — MDYLVLARKWRPQVFEDVVGQQHVVQTLKNAIRQERIAHAFLFSGPRGVGKTSIARILAKAINCEQGPAGTPCNVCTNCREITEGISMDVREIDGASNRGIDEIRELRERIRFLPVSCRYKVYIIDEVHMLTREAFNALLKTLEEPPPHVVFIFATTETHKVPATILSRCQCFEFRRLSLRQIAEQLRKIAETEKIRISDAGLAWIAEAGDGSMRDSESIFDQVISYAGTAIEDEAVEELLGRTDRRFLFQLSEAVLRRDAGQCLRIVEEGYYAGLDMTYFYTLLLHHFRNLLLVKIVGPQQELLDLPGNDLSGIEAQVAEVSRETLQQLLDILLAEEESARRSHNPRLHLEAIVCRMAGLPPALPIEEILSRMEDLETRLASSAPCLSETVPGAASFSPSKPGNSTTVRERPLTLPIVRTEDRSVREPMAELQGAVRDPAHAGGDVWADFKAHVKKHSILLASKIEQGECLGCENGHLRIGFRKGSVFFEDLNEPEQKSRLSELAGSFFKTAVTVDIEPVETESDGRGSGGRLSEAMARKNQAEELRREALNHPLLQKVLSVFEGAEVQEIKVLPPQRPSTDVKSEG, encoded by the coding sequence ATGGACTACCTTGTTTTAGCCCGCAAATGGAGGCCTCAGGTCTTTGAGGACGTCGTCGGCCAGCAGCATGTCGTCCAGACCCTGAAGAATGCCATCCGTCAGGAGCGCATTGCCCACGCCTTTCTGTTCAGTGGGCCGCGCGGTGTCGGCAAGACCTCCATTGCCCGCATTCTGGCCAAGGCCATCAATTGTGAACAGGGGCCTGCCGGGACACCGTGCAATGTCTGTACAAACTGCCGTGAAATCACGGAAGGCATTTCCATGGATGTCCGGGAAATCGATGGCGCCTCCAATCGGGGTATCGACGAAATTCGGGAGCTCCGCGAACGGATCCGTTTCCTGCCCGTTTCCTGCCGTTATAAGGTCTATATCATCGATGAAGTGCACATGCTGACTCGGGAAGCCTTCAACGCTCTGCTGAAGACCCTCGAGGAACCCCCTCCCCATGTCGTTTTCATTTTTGCCACAACAGAGACCCATAAAGTGCCGGCAACCATCCTTTCCCGCTGTCAGTGCTTTGAGTTCCGCCGCCTTTCCCTGCGTCAGATTGCAGAGCAGCTGCGGAAGATCGCCGAGACGGAAAAGATCCGGATCAGCGATGCCGGCCTTGCCTGGATTGCCGAAGCGGGGGACGGCAGCATGCGGGACTCCGAGAGCATCTTTGATCAAGTGATTTCCTATGCCGGAACGGCGATCGAAGACGAGGCCGTTGAGGAGCTGCTCGGCCGGACCGACCGTCGCTTTCTCTTCCAGCTTTCCGAGGCGGTCCTGCGCCGCGATGCCGGACAATGTCTCCGGATTGTGGAGGAGGGGTATTACGCCGGCCTGGACATGACGTATTTTTATACGCTTCTTCTCCACCATTTCCGTAATCTTCTCCTGGTGAAGATCGTCGGGCCGCAGCAGGAGCTCCTGGATCTGCCCGGCAACGACCTGTCCGGCATCGAGGCGCAGGTGGCGGAGGTCTCGCGGGAGACTCTGCAGCAGCTTCTGGATATCCTGCTGGCGGAAGAGGAAAGCGCGCGACGGAGCCACAACCCCCGGCTTCACTTGGAAGCGATCGTCTGCCGCATGGCCGGTCTGCCGCCAGCTCTTCCCATCGAAGAGATTCTCTCCCGCATGGAGGACCTGGAAACCCGGCTGGCGTCTTCCGCGCCTTGCCTTTCGGAAACGGTTCCCGGGGCCGCCTCCTTTTCGCCTTCCAAACCGGGAAATTCAACGACAGTGAGAGAGCGTCCGTTGACACTGCCAATCGTCCGGACAGAGGACCGGAGCGTAAGGGAACCGATGGCGGAATTGCAGGGGGCGGTCAGGGATCCGGCGCATGCCGGGGGGGATGTCTGGGCGGATTTCAAAGCCCATGTGAAGAAGCATTCGATCCTGCTGGCCTCCAAGATCGAGCAGGGCGAATGTCTCGGCTGTGAAAACGGCCATCTGCGCATCGGGTTTCGCAAGGGGAGCGTTTTTTTTGAGGACCTCAACGAACCGGAGCAGAAGAGCCGGCTGAGCGAGCTTGCCGGATCCTTTTTCAAAACCGCCGTGACGGTGGACATCGAGCCCGTGGAGACGGAATCCGACGGTCGGGGCTCCGGGGGGAGATTGTCGGAGGCCATGGCCCGGAAAAATCAGGCGGAAGAGCTCCGTCGGGAAGCCCTGAATCATCCCCTTCTGCAGAAAGTCTTGAGCGTCTTTGAAGGAGCGGAGGTTCAGGAGATTAAAGTCCTGCCCCCTCAGAGGCCATCGACCGATGTGAAGTCTGAAGGATAA
- a CDS encoding 4Fe-4S dicluster-binding protein, translated as MAEKKWPEDWQEVNPGCIVFRPGSSRDYHTGTWRAERPVWDNSRCIKCGLCYIFCPEGCISEDADGYFAADLNYCKGCGICAHECWPLAIKMVEEE; from the coding sequence ATGGCGGAAAAAAAATGGCCAGAAGACTGGCAGGAAGTCAATCCCGGATGTATCGTCTTTCGACCTGGAAGCTCCAGAGACTACCATACAGGCACTTGGAGGGCGGAACGCCCGGTCTGGGATAATTCCAGATGCATCAAATGCGGCCTCTGCTATATATTCTGCCCCGAAGGCTGCATTTCGGAAGACGCGGATGGATATTTTGCGGCGGATCTTAATTACTGCAAGGGGTGCGGTATCTGCGCACATGAGTGCTGGCCCCTCGCGATCAAGATGGTGGAGGAGGAATAG
- a CDS encoding Fe-S-containing hydro-lyase — protein sequence MMSEPIRLETPLNEDLCRRLSVGDRVLLNGVVYTGRDAAHRRLCEAAGRGEPLPFPIEGAVIFYAGPAPARPGSITGSIGPTTSCRMDSFAPQLMALGLKGMIGKGKRSAEVVAAMKRYKAVYFGAIGGIAALTARCIRESSVIAYEDLGPEAIFRLVVFELPLVVINDTRGRDLYDEALKAYALT from the coding sequence ATGATGAGCGAACCGATCCGTCTGGAAACACCCTTAAATGAGGATCTGTGCAGGCGTCTGTCTGTGGGCGACCGGGTTCTTCTCAACGGAGTCGTCTATACCGGTCGGGATGCGGCCCATCGCCGCCTTTGCGAGGCCGCCGGACGCGGCGAGCCTTTGCCGTTTCCGATTGAGGGAGCGGTGATCTTCTATGCCGGGCCGGCCCCGGCAAGGCCGGGTTCCATAACCGGATCCATCGGTCCGACTACGAGTTGCCGGATGGATTCCTTTGCGCCGCAGTTGATGGCTCTGGGATTGAAAGGGATGATCGGCAAGGGGAAGCGTTCAGCGGAGGTCGTTGCCGCCATGAAGCGGTACAAGGCGGTTTATTTTGGTGCCATCGGGGGAATTGCGGCACTGACGGCCCGCTGCATCCGGGAATCCTCTGTCATTGCCTATGAGGATCTCGGTCCAGAGGCCATCTTCCGATTGGTCGTCTTCGAATTGCCCCTGGTGGTGATCAACGACACCCGGGGGAGGGATCTTTACGACGAAGCCTTGAAGGCCTATGCCCTGACTTGA
- a CDS encoding LL-diaminopimelate aminotransferase, producing the protein MQIAERLGKIPPYLFMELRKKINKAKAEGVDVISLAIGDPVEPTPDSIIEELCRQAHVPENHRYPTDEEKGMLAYRQEVARWYRERYGVTLDPEKEILGLIGSKEGCHHFVLACINPGDIVLMTDPGYPAYRSSILMAGGEPWNVPILPENDYLPVFEDIPSNILKRARGMFLNYPNNPTGACATRPFLDRLVAFARETGIAVCYDNPYGEMVFEGQERLSFLMADGAKEVGVELNSLSKPFNMTGWRIGMASGNQEILAAMSKVKENTDSGIFNPIQYAGIHALRHEGASIDRMRAIYARRRALVLETLKKIGINFEPPKGTFYLWVPVPAGMTSLEFTNRLFEKTAVVVASGTAYGQYGEGFIRISLTVPDDRLAEAMARIGKEFA; encoded by the coding sequence GTGCAGATTGCGGAGCGTTTAGGAAAAATTCCCCCTTACCTGTTCATGGAGTTGCGGAAAAAGATCAATAAGGCGAAGGCCGAGGGCGTGGACGTCATCAGTCTGGCCATCGGCGACCCGGTGGAACCTACGCCGGATTCCATAATCGAGGAACTCTGCCGCCAGGCGCACGTCCCCGAGAATCACCGGTATCCCACAGATGAGGAAAAAGGGATGCTGGCCTACCGGCAGGAGGTGGCCCGCTGGTACCGGGAGCGCTACGGCGTCACTCTCGATCCCGAAAAGGAAATCCTGGGGCTTATCGGTTCGAAGGAAGGATGCCATCACTTTGTGCTGGCCTGCATCAACCCCGGTGACATCGTTCTCATGACCGATCCGGGCTATCCGGCCTATCGTTCCAGCATTCTCATGGCCGGCGGAGAACCCTGGAATGTTCCGATTCTGCCCGAAAACGATTATCTTCCCGTTTTCGAAGACATCCCTTCCAACATCCTGAAGCGGGCGCGGGGGATGTTCCTCAACTATCCCAACAACCCGACGGGGGCCTGCGCAACCCGGCCTTTCCTGGACCGGCTGGTGGCCTTCGCGAGGGAGACCGGAATCGCCGTCTGCTATGACAATCCTTATGGGGAGATGGTTTTTGAGGGGCAGGAACGTTTGAGCTTCCTGATGGCCGATGGGGCTAAGGAGGTCGGCGTGGAACTCAATTCCCTGTCCAAACCGTTCAACATGACGGGCTGGCGGATTGGGATGGCTTCGGGAAACCAGGAAATCCTTGCCGCCATGAGCAAGGTCAAGGAAAATACCGACTCGGGAATCTTCAATCCCATTCAGTACGCGGGAATTCACGCCCTCCGTCATGAGGGAGCTTCGATTGACCGGATGCGGGCGATCTATGCCAGGCGGCGGGCGCTGGTTCTGGAGACGCTCAAGAAGATCGGCATAAACTTCGAACCGCCCAAGGGCACCTTTTATCTCTGGGTGCCGGTTCCTGCGGGAATGACTTCCCTGGAGTTCACCAATCGACTTTTCGAGAAGACCGCGGTCGTCGTGGCTTCCGGTACGGCCTATGGCCAGTACGGCGAAGGCTTCATCCGCATCTCGCTGACCGTGCCCGATGACCGGCTGGCAGAGGCCATGGCCCGGATCGGGAAGGAGTTCGCCTGA